The DNA segment TGATGTACGCCACTTACCACGGGATCGGGGACTTTGAGCAAGACCTGCAGTCTGCGATTTCCCCGCTTGACGGGGAGGTTGAAGGCTGGGGAGTCAAACATGAACTCAGACGCTTGAACTGAACAGCAGATTCACCCTTGACGGCCCGGCGGGAACATTGCTCCCGCCGGGCCGTTTGCGTTGTAAAGAGCGGGATTGATGTGCAACAGGCAGGCAAAAAAAAGCCACTGAAAACAGTGGCCATAACGGGAATCGGGTTGACGGATGAGTGGTAGAAGGCGCTTGATGAGTGACGCCTTGCAGGTGGTGGCTTCCGTTGATGTGAGCGATTGTGGCGAACTAATGGCAAGGCTGGAAATCAACTCGTTCTATAGCGCCTATAGTTTTGATGCATGGTTTTGAGGCGTGGGCGATAAAAGTGGGCGCAATTTTGCACAAGGAGGGTGCGCGGTGGGCGTTGCGTAAAAATAACTTATTGAAAAATAAAGATTTATGCCGGTGGCACGAGGCTTGCGAAGGCCTTGGCGTCCTGGGTGACAAGGAGTTCGGCATGATCCGCAACTTTTACGATGAGATGTACGATGCTGGCGGGCAGGTTCGCCCGCATTACCGGGAGTTTGCCCGGTGGTTGGGAAATACGCCGCCTGAGCTGTTGGCTCAGCGGCGTCGCGAGGCCGATCTGCTGTTTCATCGTGCCGGAATTACCTTCACGCTCTATGGCGACGAGCAGGGCACCGAGAGGTTGATTCCTTTCGATACCATCCCGCGCAGCATTCCGGCCACTGAGTGGCGGATTGTCGAGCGCGGCTGTATTCAGCGAGTCAAAGCGCTGAACATGTTTCTGGCCGACCTGTATCACGAGCAACGGATCATCAAGGCCGGGATCGTGCCTGCCGAACAGGTACTTGCCAATGAGCAGTACCAGTTGGCAATGCAGGGGTTGAACCTGCACCGCGATCTGTATTCGCATATTTCCGGCGTGGACCTGGTGCGCGACAGTGACGGCACTTATTACGTGCTCGAAGACAACCTGCGCACCCCCAGCGGTGTGAGCTACATGCTCGAAGACCGCAAGATGATGATGCGCCTGTTTCCCGAGCTGTTTGCGGCGCAGCGCATCGCGCCGATCGATCATTACCCGAACCTGTTGCTCGATACCCTGAAAAGTGCCAGCCCGCTGGATAACCCCAGAGTCGTCGTGCTGACGCCGGGGCGCTTCAACAGCGCATTTTTCGAGCATGCGTTCCTGGCGCGGGAAATGGGCGTCGAGCTGGTAGAGGGGGCTGACCTGTTCGTGCGTGATGACCGGGTCTATATGCGCACCACTTCCGGTCCGCGGCCGGTCGACGTGATCTACCGACGTCTGGACGATGCATTTCTCGACCCGCTGGCGTTCAGGCCTGATTCGGTGCTGGGTGTTCCGGGCCTGCTGGCAGCCTACCGCAGCGGCAACGTGGTGCTGGCGAACGCGGTGGGTACCGGCGTTGCCGATGACAAGTCGGTTTACCCGTATGTGACCGACATGATCCGCTTCTATCTTGATGAAGAGCCGATCCTGATGAACGTGCCAACCTGGCAGTGCCGCAAGCCTGAGGAGTTGTCTCACGTGCTGGCCAATCTGAAAGATCTGGTGGTCAAGGAAACCCAAGGCTCCGGCGGCTACGGCATGCTGGTCGGCCCGGCGGCAACGGCAGCCGAGATCGAAGCCTTCCGGGCCCGCCTGATTGCCCGGCCACATGCGTATATCGCCCAACCCACCCTGTCCCTGTCGACCTGTCCGACTTTCGTCGAGAACGGCATCGCCCCGCGACACATTGATCTGCGCCCCTTTGTCTTGTCTGGCCGCGAAACTCGCGTAGTGCCCGGCGGGCTCACCCGTGTGGCCCTGCGTGAAGGCTCGCTGGTGGTGAACTCGTCTCAGGGCGGCGGAACCAAGGACACCTGGGTGGTCGAGGATTAAGGATGCCTGCCTATGTTGAGTAGAACTGCCTCTGATCTGTTCTGGATGTCACGTTACCTGGAGCGGGTTGAAAACCTCGCACGGATGCTTGATGTCAGTTACTCGTTGTCATTGATGCCCCAGGACGGGCGTGGTGACGGCCTGGATGAAATCGCCATGCCGCTGTTGATCACCGGCACCCTGGATGCCTATCGAGAGCGTCATGGCGAACGGCATGCCGAACGCATGCTGCACTTCTTTGCTCTGGATGCCAGCAACCCGGCCAGTATCTACAGTTGCCTGGGTGCCGCACGGGCCTGTGCCCACGCGGTACGCGGGCGAATTACCGCTGATATGTGGGAGAACATCAACTCCACCTGGCTGGAAATCCGCGACATCGCCCAGCAGGGCCTGAACCGCTATGGCATGAGCCGCTTTTGCGAGTGGGTCAGGGAGCGTGCCCATCTGTTTCGCGGTGCAACCTACGGCACCATCATGCGCAACGATGCCTTCAGCTTCATTCGCCTGGGGACATTCATCGAGCGTGCCGACAACACTCTGCGCATGCTCGATGCGCGCTACGAGATGCTCGAGCTGCGTGGTTCGCATGTGAAAGCGGCGGCTGACAGCTCTGCTGCCGGCTATTACCAATGGAGTGCGTTGCTGCGTGCCTTGTCGTGCTTCGAGGCCTACACCGAGCTCTATCGCGAGGCGCCTGGAGCCCGGCATGTGGCCGAGTTGCTGTTGTTGCGCGCCGATACGCCACGTTCATTGCTGGCGTGCCTGGAAGAACTCGATGAAGTGCTTAGCAGCCTGCCCGGCATCAACGGGCGGCCCGCCCAGCGCATGGCCGCCGAGCTGCATGCGCGGTTGCGTTTCACCGGCATTGATGAGGTTCTGGAAGCAGGGCTGCATGCATGGTTGAACGACTTCATCCCTCTGGTCGCCGATCTGGGCGATGCGATCCACACTTCCTATCTGGAGGCTGCATGAGACTCTCCATCAGTCATGAGACCAGTTATCACTATGAGGCTCAGGTACGAGCCAGCATCCAGTACCTGCGCCTGACCCCACACGACAGCGAGCGCCAGAAGATTCTCAGTTGGCAACTGAACCTGCCGCGCCCGGTGCGCCCTCAGGTCGACCCATACGG comes from the Pseudomonas sp. StFLB209 genome and includes:
- a CDS encoding alpha-E domain-containing protein — translated: MLSRTASDLFWMSRYLERVENLARMLDVSYSLSLMPQDGRGDGLDEIAMPLLITGTLDAYRERHGERHAERMLHFFALDASNPASIYSCLGAARACAHAVRGRITADMWENINSTWLEIRDIAQQGLNRYGMSRFCEWVRERAHLFRGATYGTIMRNDAFSFIRLGTFIERADNTLRMLDARYEMLELRGSHVKAAADSSAAGYYQWSALLRALSCFEAYTELYREAPGARHVAELLLLRADTPRSLLACLEELDEVLSSLPGINGRPAQRMAAELHARLRFTGIDEVLEAGLHAWLNDFIPLVADLGDAIHTSYLEAA
- a CDS encoding circularly permuted type 2 ATP-grasp protein, with translation MIRNFYDEMYDAGGQVRPHYREFARWLGNTPPELLAQRRREADLLFHRAGITFTLYGDEQGTERLIPFDTIPRSIPATEWRIVERGCIQRVKALNMFLADLYHEQRIIKAGIVPAEQVLANEQYQLAMQGLNLHRDLYSHISGVDLVRDSDGTYYVLEDNLRTPSGVSYMLEDRKMMMRLFPELFAAQRIAPIDHYPNLLLDTLKSASPLDNPRVVVLTPGRFNSAFFEHAFLAREMGVELVEGADLFVRDDRVYMRTTSGPRPVDVIYRRLDDAFLDPLAFRPDSVLGVPGLLAAYRSGNVVLANAVGTGVADDKSVYPYVTDMIRFYLDEEPILMNVPTWQCRKPEELSHVLANLKDLVVKETQGSGGYGMLVGPAATAAEIEAFRARLIARPHAYIAQPTLSLSTCPTFVENGIAPRHIDLRPFVLSGRETRVVPGGLTRVALREGSLVVNSSQGGGTKDTWVVED